The following is a genomic window from Bosea sp. RAC05.
GGGCCCGCCGCGCGAAGGCGTAAGCCGCGCTGCTGCGGACCCAGTCGAGCGCGCGGCGCCGCAGCCGGTCGAGCAGCGTCATCAGCCAATGCAGCCAGCGATAGGTCAGGAGCTTCTCGCGCCCAGCATGATAGATCCGCTCGACCAGCAGGAAGCTGACGAGATGGGCGAAGGCGAAGACGACGAGCCCGGTCCGAAACCGGCCATCGGCCATCATCACCAGCCCGAGCAGCTTCAGCGGCTCGGCGATCGCGAAGGGCACCGCCAGCAGCGCCAGGATCGCCAGCCGCGACTGACGCGCGATCACGGCCTCCGCTCGCGCCACGATCCGCAGTGACGCCACCCAGTCGACCAGCGGCCGGTAGAGCGGCCGGGCGATCTCGTCGAACACGATGACGACGGTCAGCACCGCGCGCAGGATGGCGAAGAGGAGGCGGGCGAGGGGGCCGCGTGTCTCGTCCCGGGTCGGCGGCTGCGTCATCGATCGTCCCTGCCTCGCGCCCGGCCGCTCATCGGCTTGCATCGCGCCGACTCAATCCTCCGCGATCCCAGCAATTCTGAGACCTTTTGCCATAACACGCGCCGTCATTCCGGGCGCCGCGAAGCGGAGACCCGGAATCCATCGGAGGGCGCGACGGTGCTCTATGGTGGATTCCGGAGCTGCGCCGCTGCGCGGCTTGTCCGGAATGGCGGTGGGGGTGGACGGCCGTGGCGCGCCCTTTTCACACCGCCTTCGCGTCCTCCAGCATCATCGCCGCGCCCTTCTCGGCGATCATCATCGTCGGGTTGGCGGTGTTGCCGGAGGTGATGGCGGGCATGACGGAGGCGTCGATGACGCGCAGGCCCGCCACGCCGCGCACCCGCAGCCGCTCGTCGAGCACGGCGCGGGCATCGTCCGGACGGCCCATCTTCGCGGTGCCGACCGGGTGGAAGATCGTGGTGCCGAGCCGGGCCGAGGCGTCGAGCAAATCCTCGTCGCTCGTCGCCGCCGGGCCCGGCAGATGCTCCTGCGGCCGGAACCGCGCCAGCGGCGCCTGCCCGACGATGCGGCGCGTCAGCTTCATCGCGTCGATCGCGACCTGCCGGTCGGCCTGCGTGTCGAGATAGTTCGGCGAGATCGCGGGCGCGTCCTCGGCGTGCGGCGTCGCGATATGGACATGGCCGCGGCTGGTCGGGCGCAGATTGCAGACGCTGGCGGTGAAGGCGTCGAAGGGATGCAGGCCCGAGCCCCAGGAATCCAGCGAGAGCGGCTGGAAATGATACTGCAGATTGGCGGTTGCGTGCTCGGGCGAGGATTTGGCGAAGGCGCCGACCTGCGAGGGCGCCATCGTCAGCGGCCCGCTGCGCATCGCCGCATATTGCAGCGCCATCAGCGGCCGGCGCCAGATCTTGGCGTAGTCGCTGTTGAGGGTGCGCACGCCCTCGACCTTGTAGACGGGGCGGATCTGGAGATGGTCCTGCAGGTTCTCGCCGACGCCGGGCAGGTCCGCTACCGTCGCGATGCCCAGGCCCTGCAGCCGCGCCCCGTCGCCGATACCCGATCGTTCGAGCAGCGCCGGCGAGCCGATCGCGCCGGCCGAGAGCACGACCTCGCCCGAGACCTCGGCCCGCAGCTTCTCGCCGCCATGGCTGAACTCGATCGCCGTCGCGCGGCCGTCCTCGATGACAACGCGCTCGACGAGCACCTTGATCTCCAGCCGCAGATTGTCCTCCCGGGCGTCGAGCACCGGCCGCAGGAAGGCGTTGAAGGCGCTCAGCCGGCGCCCGCGCCGCTGGTTGACCTGGAAATAGGAGGAGCCCTCGTTGTCGCCGGTGTTGAAGTCGTCGATCTTGGCGATGCCGGCCTCGGCCGCCGCCTCGCGGATGGCGTCTAGGATGGCCCAGCGCACGCGCGGATGCTCGACCCGCCATTCTCCGCCGCTGCGGTGGACCCCGCTCTCGCCCGGGCCGATATGGTCCTCGTGCTTGAGGAAATAGGGCAGCACGTCGTCCCAGCCCCAGCCGGAGAGCCCGAGCTGGCGCCAGCCATCGTAGTCGGCGGCCTGGCCGCGCATATAGACCATGGCGTTGATCGCCGAGGAGCCGCCGACGACCTTGCCGCGCGGATAGGCCAGCGACCGGCCGCCCAGGCCCGGCTGGGCCTCCGTCTTGAACAGCCAGTCGGCGCGCGGATTGCCGATGGCGAAGAGATAGCCGACCGGAATGTGGAACCAGATCCAGTCGTCGCGCCCGCCGGCCTCCAGCACCAGCACCCGCGTCTTGCGGTTGCGCGACAGCCGGTTGGCGACGACGCAGCCGGCCGAGCCCGCGCCGATCACGACATAGTCGAAGCGGCCGATGCAGCGGCGGTCGGTCTCGGCGGCGTCGGCCATGGCGTTCCCTCGATGCGACGGCGGGTACCGCCCGCTCTGCG
Proteins encoded in this region:
- a CDS encoding GMC family oxidoreductase codes for the protein MADAAETDRRCIGRFDYVVIGAGSAGCVVANRLSRNRKTRVLVLEAGGRDDWIWFHIPVGYLFAIGNPRADWLFKTEAQPGLGGRSLAYPRGKVVGGSSAINAMVYMRGQAADYDGWRQLGLSGWGWDDVLPYFLKHEDHIGPGESGVHRSGGEWRVEHPRVRWAILDAIREAAAEAGIAKIDDFNTGDNEGSSYFQVNQRRGRRLSAFNAFLRPVLDAREDNLRLEIKVLVERVVIEDGRATAIEFSHGGEKLRAEVSGEVVLSAGAIGSPALLERSGIGDGARLQGLGIATVADLPGVGENLQDHLQIRPVYKVEGVRTLNSDYAKIWRRPLMALQYAAMRSGPLTMAPSQVGAFAKSSPEHATANLQYHFQPLSLDSWGSGLHPFDAFTASVCNLRPTSRGHVHIATPHAEDAPAISPNYLDTQADRQVAIDAMKLTRRIVGQAPLARFRPQEHLPGPAATSDEDLLDASARLGTTIFHPVGTAKMGRPDDARAVLDERLRVRGVAGLRVIDASVMPAITSGNTANPTMMIAEKGAAMMLEDAKAV